A single Phragmites australis chromosome 4, lpPhrAust1.1, whole genome shotgun sequence DNA region contains:
- the LOC133915674 gene encoding chloride channel protein CLC-d-like, with amino-acid sequence MLSGGDGEVPDGIGMARLPWTRLPATDAEEAGASASAAAAADDELFSGAAVESLDYEVIENYAYREEQAQRSKFWVPYYVMLKWLFALLIGVGTGLAAIFINLAVENFSGWKYTVTFAIIRHSYFVGFLVYTLINLALVFSSVYIVTNFAPAAAGSGIPEIKGYLNGVDTHGILLFRTLVGKIFGSIGSVGGGLALGKEGPLVHTGACIASLLGQGGSAKYHLSSRWVRIFESDRDRRDLVTCGCAAGVAAAFRAPVGGVLFALEEVTSWWRSHLMWRVFFTSAVVAVVVRSAMNWCNSGKCGHFGAGGFIIWDISGGQEDYSYQELLPMAIIGVIGGLLGALFNQLTLYLTKWRRTYLHKKGKRVKIFEACLISLLTSTISFVLPLLRKCSPCPELEANSGIECPHRPGTDGNFVNFYCSKDKEYNDLATIFFNTQDDAIRNLFSAKTFHEYSAQSLITFLVMFYSLAVVTFGTAVPAGQFVPGIMIGSTYGRLVGMFVVKFYKKLNIEEGTYALLGAASFLGGSMRMTVSLCVIMVEITNNLQLLPLIMLVLLVSKAVGDLFNEGLYEQQARLRGIPLLDSRPKQVMRNINAKDACKQKVVCLPRVSRVVDIISVLRTNKHNGFPVVDRGQNGESLVIGLILRSHLVVLLQAKVDFQNSPFPCGPGILNRHNFSDFVKPASSKGKSIDDIHLTEDELGLYLDLAPFLNPSPYIVPEDMSLAKVYNLFRQLGLRHMFVVPRPSRVVGLITRKDLLLEENGNTATTELQSTSVRRLLNGKMLGGNAHLERRLLDNLVIE; translated from the exons ATGCTCTCCGGCGGCGACGGGGAAGTCCCCGACGGCATCGGGATGGCGCGGCTTCCGTGGACGCGCCTCCCCGCCACCGACGCTGAGGAGGCCGGggcctccgcctccgcggctgcggctgcggacGACGAGCTCTtctccggcgccgccgtcgagaGCCTTGACTATGAGGTCATCGAGAACTACGCGTACCGGGAGGAGCAG GCGCAGCGGAGCAAGTTCTGGGTACCCTACTACGTCATGCTCAAGTGGTTGTTTGCTCTGCTGATCGGAGTCG GTACTGGATTGGCTGCTATATTCATAAATCTGGCTGTTGAGAACTTCTCTGGGTGGAAATATACTGTGACATTTGCTATAATAAGGCACTCATATTTTGTGGGATTCTTGGTGTACACACTTATCAATCTAGCTCTTGTCTTCTCTTCTGTATACATAGTCACAAACTTTGCACCAGCCGCTGCTGGATCTGGTATCCCAGAGATCAAAGGTTATTTAAATG GAGTTGATACACATGGAATCCTCCTTTTCAGAACATTAGTTGGGAAG ATCTTTGGAAGCATTGGATCAGTTGGTGGTGGACTGGCTTTAGGAAAAGAAGGGCCTCTTGTTCATACTGGGGCCTGCATTGCTTCTCTTCTTGGACAA GGTGGATCTGCAAAGTACCACTTGAGTTCTAGATGGGTGCGGATTTTTGAAAGTGATCGAGATCGGCGAGATCTT GTGACATGTGGATGTGCAGCTGGAGTTGCTGCAGCGTTCAGAGCTCCTGTTGGTGGGGTACTATTTGCCCTGGAGGAAGTTACATCCTG GTGGAGAAGTCATCTTATGTGGAGAGTATTCTTCACATCTGCTGTTGTGGCTGTTGTGGTGCGATCAGCAATGAACTGGTGCAACAGTGGAAAGTGTGGTCATTTTGGAGCTGGGGGTTTCATAATCTGGGACATATCTGG AGGTCAAGAAGATTATTCTTACCAGGAACTGCTTCCTATGGCAATTATTGGTGTTATTGGTGGGCTTCTTG GAGCATTATTTAATCAACTCACCTTGTATTTAACTAAATGGCGGCGAACTTATCTTCACAAGAAAGGGAAACGAGTCAAG ATCTTTGAAGCATGCCTTATATCTTTGTTAACATCGACGATTTCCTTTGTGTTGCCACTACTGAGGAAATGCAGCCCATGCCCTGAATTAGAAGCTAATTCTGGTATTGAATGCCCTCATCGACCTGGAACAGATGGGAATTTTGTTAAT TTTTATTGTTCAAAAGACAAGGAATACAATGATCTAGCAACCATTTTCTTCAATACTCAG GATGATGCGATACGCAATCTATTCAGTGCAAAAACGTTCCATGAATATAGTGCGCAAAGCCTGATAACCTTCTTG GTCATGTTTTACTCCTTAGCTGTTGTGACATTTGGAACTGCTGTTCCAGCTGGTCAGTTCGTTCCAGGAATAATGATTGGATCTACGTATGGCCGTCTTGTTGGAATGTTTGTTGTTAAGTTTTACAAGAAGCTAAATATTGAAGAGGGCAC GTACGCTCTTCTTGGTGCTGCATCCTTTCTTGGTGGCTCAATGAGAATGACCGTATCTTTATGTGTTATCATGGTTGAAATTACGAATAACTTGCAACTCTTGCCATTAATCATGCTTGTTCTCCTAGTATCGAAG GCGGTTGGTGATTTGTTTAATGAAGGGCTATACGAACAGCAGGCCCGGTTAAGGGGAATCCCTTTGCTGGACTCCAGGCCAAAACAGGTTATGAGAAATATTAATGCAAAGGATGCCTGCAAGCAGAAG GTTGTGTGCCTACCTCGTGTTTCAAGAGTTGTTGATATTATTTCTGTTCTGCGAACCAACAAGCATAATGGTTTTCCT GTTGTTGATCGTGGGCAGAATGGCGAGTCACTTGTCATAGGTCTCATACTTCGTAG TCACTTAGTGGTACTTCTACAAGCTAAAGTAGATTTCCAGAATAGTCCTTTCCCTTGTGGGCCAGGCATACTGAACAG GCACAATTTTAGTGACTTTGTTAAACCAGCATCAAGTAAAGGAAAGTCAATTGATGATATTCATTTGACAGAGGATGAACTAGGCTTGTATTTGGATCTTGCCCCATTTTTAAATCCTTCGCCTTACATAGTGCCAGAGGATATGTCTTTGGCGAAG GTGTACAATCTCTTCCGCCAGCTTGGATTGAGACATATGTTTGTTGTTCCTCGTCCATCTCGTGTTGTAGGATTAATAACAAGAAAAGATTTGTTACTTGAG GAGAATGGCAATACTGCGACGACGGAGCTCCAGTCAACTAGTGTAAG GCGGCTTCTGAATGGCAAAATGCTTGGTGGGAACGCACATCTGGAGCGTCGTCTTCTTGACAATCTTGTGATTGAGTAG
- the LOC133915675 gene encoding proteasome subunit beta type-2-like — translation MECVMGVVGRDFAVVAADTSAVQSILVHKTDEDKVMVLDSGKLMGASGEPGDRVQFTEYIQKNLHLYQFRNTIPLSTAATANFTRGELATALRKNPYMVNVILAGYDKDVGASMYYIDYIATLHKIDKGAFGYGSYFCLSLMDKLYHPDMTIEEAVDLVDKCIKEIRLRLVVAPQNFVIKIVDKDGAREYARRENVSDNPATTTAATTTVA, via the exons ATGGAGTGTGTTATGGGGGTGGTTGGCCGCGACTtcgcggtggtggcggcggacaCCTCCGCCGTGCAGAGTATCCTCGTCCACAAGACCGACGAGGACAAGGTCATGGTCCTCGATTCGGGCAAGCTGATGGGCGCTTCAGGGGAGCCTGGGGACCG GGTTCAATTTACGGAGTACATACAGAAGAACCTCCACCTGTACCAgttccgcaacaccatcccgctcTCCACCGCCGCAACCGCCAACTTCACCCGCGGCGAGCTCGCCACCGCCCTCCGGAAG AATCCCTATATGGTCAATGTTATACTGGCCGGTTATGATAAGGATGTTGGCGCCTCCATGTATTACATCGACTACATTGCAACCTTACACAAGATTGACAAAGGTGCTTTCGGGTATGGCTCTTATTTCTGCTTGTCGCTGATGGACAAGTTGTATCACCCGGACATGACTATTGAGGAAGCAGTAGATCTTGTTGACAAGTGTATTAAGGAAATCCGGTTGCGATTGGTTGTTGCGCCTCAGAACTTTGTGATCAAGATTGTGGATAAGGATGGGGCGAGGGAGTATGCGAGGCGTGAAAATGTCAGCGACAATCCCGCAACAACGACAGCTGCAACTACGACCGTTGCTTGA
- the LOC133914589 gene encoding non-specific lipid transfer protein GPI-anchored 5-like — protein sequence MAVAASGRARPAPFCLLAAATASLLVAAAAEAGARSGASECTSALVSLSPCVNDISGDDTMVMSRCCSQLMSVARSKPQCLCAALGLPAACNVEAQRASECNG from the coding sequence ATGGCTGTGGCTGCGAGTGGGAGAGCAAGGCCGGCGCCCTTCTGCCTGCTGGCCGCGGCCACGGCTTCGCTGCtcgtcgcggcggcggcggaggccggcgCGCGGTCCGGCGCCAGCGAGTGCACGTCGGCGCTGGTGAGCCTGTCCCCGTGCGTCAACGACATCAGCGGCGACGACACGATGGTGATGAGCCGGTGCTGCTCGCAGCTCATGTCCGTGGCGCGGTCAAAGCCGCAGTGCCTCTGCGCCGCGCTCGGCCTCCCCGCGGCGTGCAACGTCGAGGCCCAGCGCGCCAGCGAGTGCAACGGCTGA